TGCACGTACAATATCCCATATAACTTCATTTGGAGCATCCGTCTTTACAGATGTTTTGCAGGCATGTGAATACGATACGCAATATCCTGCGTTTAATAATGCAGATCGAAATGTTAACATCGACGGTGTAATACATTTGATTGTAGACATTAAACGACTAAGAGTATAATATAATGGAACGTCTAATTCCTCGCGAATAACATTTAAAACTCCTTCTATCCTTTTTAATGTTGCTAACTTCATTTCGtctaaattacataaaagatTAGATACAAAATGTTGATCATGCAAAGGACCTAACCATATCGGTCCCCCTTCATGTTGCTTATGCTGACAGATTTTACAAAGTTGATCCACATAAGGTAAAGATGTTAATTTGTAGCCTCCGGTAGGCTTCTTATAACATAATGGTTGAGTGTTGATGCTTTCACAACCTGTGCATTGGTACACCATTCCAATTTTAGTTGCATTTTCTTTACATTTAATTTGACTGGAAAATACCTTAACAAATACTCTTATATAAAAATCAGCACTTATAGAAAGTACTGGTACTATGTATCTACCATACCGCCCTGCGTGTGAAGCAATACTTTGCAATAATATTCTTAGTGCCATTTCATGGCACGCTTTAGATTTCAAAGAGATAGCTCCATATTTAAGATAACAAGTTTCAGGGGAGTTACCAGCTAATACTGCCATATCTGTAGCTGTGATCATAAGCAGCCCATCGTCTGATACACATTGCACCGCCCCATCCAGAAACGTTGTAGGACAACCGTATGGGTCTAAATCTATTACGTCAAACTTATCCTTTCTACTTTGATACATGAGCAATGTTGCATCTTCGTGACTTGGTTTTATAAGATTTTCGACTCCGTtgtgttgtatattatttttaatgctttcaACTGCCTTTGCAGAAATATCGTTGGCTACAATTTGTTTTATGCCTTTTACTTCTTTGGCATAC
This genomic stretch from Bombus fervidus isolate BK054 chromosome 9, iyBomFerv1, whole genome shotgun sequence harbors:
- the LOC139990659 gene encoding tRNA (guanine(26)-N(2))-dimethyltransferase, encoding MEQCVKKPKLDTIRSIKEGQAEILVDDTNVFYNPVQEFNRDLSVAVLTTYIKGIKKQATETDTEKQDGIVVLEALSATGLRSIRYAKEVKGIKQIVANDISAKAVESIKNNIQHNGVENLIKPSHEDATLLMYQSRKDKFDVIDLDPYGCPTTFLDGAVQCVSDDGLLMITATDMAVLAGNSPETCYLKYGAISLKSKACHEMALRILLQSIASHAGRYGRYIVPVLSISADFYIRVFVKVFSSQIKCKENATKIGMVYQCTGCESINTQPLCYKKPTGGYKLTSLPYVDQLCKICQHKQHEGGPIWLGPLHDQHFVSNLLCNLDEMKLATLKRIEGVLNVIREELDVPLYYTLSRLMSTIKCITPSMLTFRSALLNAGYCVSYSHACKTSVKTDAPNEVIWDIVRAWEKNNSVKRDKLSNDSPAIRILKTPTTTNISFDIHPLANPLSRQNKLTRFQQNPTINWGPGTRARTRIDLENGVENSKKIRNQNKNSRKEKPRSTNDTEKIKPL